The Microbacter sp. GSS18 genome has a segment encoding these proteins:
- a CDS encoding bifunctional proline dehydrogenase/L-glutamate gamma-semialdehyde dehydrogenase: MTSVEVQSGVVMDDAPEENATIADEAISLAARWVTEAADADVDPAAERLAGVLKDPNGLPFTLGFVDGVMRPESVVAAASRLNHVAPIVPEFLPWYLRGAVRVGGAVAPALPVPVVPIARRVLREMVGHLIVDARPEKLGPAIATIRESGARLNLNLLGEAVLGEREALRRLDGIHDLIRRPDVDYVSVKVSAIVSHISMWAFDETVDKVVERLLPLYLTAATDGTFINLDMEEYRDLDLTIAVFTRLLDDERLAGLEAGIVLQAYLPDALPALEQLTAWARERADAGGAPIKVRLVKGANLAMERVDAIMHGWDVATYDTKLDSDANYVRCLRLALDPENTRAVRIGVAGHNLFDIAYAWLLAGERGVTHDVEFEMLLGMAQGQVRAVSRDVGHVLLYVPVVRPDEFDVAISYLVRRLEENASTENFLSAAFDLHDDSSMFERERGRFLASLERADDPGLPTGPRRRQRRGGGDDTGDARGVAGAEAQAVAAEPTLTGAVLEIAAGSGGAEDGDAEGGGRPYADDSFVQTAVFSHRESPRAASGAPGFSNTPDSDPALPHVRAWARDVLARIPSSTAGEVQIAAARLTGSDQVDDVVARVRRAGTRWGERPAAERADLLEAAARMLESRRAELIEVAASETGKVFAEADIEVSEAVDFAGYYAANARELDRVGGAVFVPAHVTLVTPPWNFPLAIPAGGVLAALAAGSGVVFKPAPQARRCAAVIAQALWDAGIPRDVLALVDIDEGGLGKKLVSHPDIDRVILTGSWETAALFRSWRPDLPLLAETSGKNAMIVMPSADLDLAASDLAKSAFGHAGQKCSAASLAILVGPVGRSERFIRQLKDAATSLRVGPPTDPTSEVGPVIEVPHGKLDWALTTLDAGEEWLVAPHMVAPELGGGAAPDPWAGRLWRPGIRTGVKPGSRVHMEEFFGPVLGIMRASSLTEAIELQNAVAYGLTAGLYTQDSRDLALWLDEVQAGNLYVNRGITGAIVQRQPFGGWKRSSVGPGAKAGGPNYLIGLGSWRPSAAGAPSQTLHLRGLDSRIREAIEAAQPSLGYEAFEWLRRGALSDALAWNREFGTVKDVSHLGVERNLFRYRPVPAVAVRATADAPWQALLRVVLAGIRAGTDMTVSATAGVPAPVRRSLDEAGIALYVESDQEWIERMQAAHPRPPRVRLIGSETAVAKLHRILADAFDGDPDLAVYDSPVTTAGRLELLPFLREQSISITAHRFGNPDDWSADVI, from the coding sequence ATGACGAGTGTCGAGGTGCAGTCTGGAGTGGTGATGGATGACGCCCCCGAGGAGAACGCCACGATCGCGGACGAGGCCATCTCGCTGGCGGCGCGCTGGGTGACCGAGGCCGCCGATGCCGACGTCGACCCCGCGGCCGAGCGGCTGGCGGGCGTCCTGAAGGATCCGAACGGGCTGCCGTTCACCCTGGGCTTCGTCGACGGGGTCATGCGCCCCGAGAGCGTCGTCGCCGCGGCATCCCGGCTCAACCACGTCGCGCCGATCGTGCCCGAGTTCCTCCCGTGGTACCTGCGGGGAGCCGTGCGCGTGGGGGGAGCCGTCGCTCCCGCGCTTCCCGTCCCGGTCGTGCCGATCGCCCGCCGCGTGCTCCGCGAGATGGTCGGTCACCTGATCGTCGACGCGCGCCCCGAGAAGCTCGGCCCGGCGATCGCGACGATCCGCGAGTCGGGAGCCCGCCTGAACCTCAATCTGCTCGGCGAGGCCGTGCTGGGCGAGCGCGAGGCGCTGCGCCGGCTCGACGGCATCCACGACCTCATCCGTCGCCCCGACGTCGACTACGTCTCGGTCAAGGTGTCGGCCATCGTCAGCCACATCTCGATGTGGGCGTTCGACGAAACCGTCGACAAGGTCGTCGAGCGCCTGCTGCCGCTGTACCTCACGGCCGCGACGGACGGGACGTTCATCAATCTCGACATGGAGGAGTACCGCGACCTCGATCTGACGATCGCCGTGTTCACGCGCCTGCTCGACGACGAGCGCCTGGCGGGACTCGAAGCGGGCATCGTGCTGCAGGCCTACCTCCCCGACGCGCTGCCGGCGCTGGAGCAGCTGACCGCGTGGGCGCGAGAGCGCGCGGACGCCGGCGGCGCGCCGATCAAGGTGCGTCTGGTCAAGGGCGCGAACCTCGCGATGGAGCGCGTTGACGCGATCATGCACGGGTGGGACGTCGCGACCTACGACACCAAGCTCGACTCCGACGCGAACTACGTGCGCTGCCTGAGGTTGGCGCTCGACCCCGAGAACACCCGCGCCGTGCGCATCGGCGTCGCCGGGCACAACCTGTTCGACATCGCCTACGCGTGGCTGCTCGCCGGTGAGCGCGGCGTCACCCACGACGTCGAGTTCGAGATGCTGCTGGGCATGGCCCAGGGCCAGGTGCGCGCGGTCAGCCGCGACGTCGGGCACGTGCTGCTGTATGTGCCGGTCGTGCGGCCGGACGAATTCGACGTCGCCATCAGCTACCTCGTGCGGCGGCTCGAAGAGAACGCCTCGACCGAGAACTTCCTCTCGGCCGCGTTCGATCTGCACGACGACTCCTCGATGTTCGAGCGCGAGCGCGGTCGCTTCCTCGCGTCGCTCGAGCGGGCGGACGACCCCGGGCTGCCGACGGGGCCGCGGCGCCGGCAGCGGCGGGGCGGCGGAGACGACACCGGAGATGCCCGTGGGGTCGCCGGCGCCGAAGCCCAGGCCGTGGCGGCCGAGCCGACGCTCACGGGCGCGGTGCTCGAGATCGCGGCGGGCTCGGGCGGCGCCGAGGACGGCGATGCGGAGGGCGGCGGCCGGCCGTACGCGGACGACTCGTTCGTGCAGACGGCCGTGTTCTCCCATCGCGAGTCCCCGCGCGCGGCATCCGGAGCCCCGGGATTCTCGAACACCCCCGACTCGGATCCGGCGCTGCCGCACGTGCGCGCGTGGGCGCGCGACGTGCTCGCCCGCATCCCGTCTTCGACCGCCGGAGAGGTTCAGATCGCGGCCGCGCGGCTGACCGGATCCGATCAGGTCGACGATGTCGTCGCCCGCGTGAGGCGGGCGGGCACCCGATGGGGCGAGCGTCCTGCCGCCGAGCGCGCCGACCTGCTCGAAGCGGCGGCGCGGATGCTGGAGTCCCGCCGCGCCGAGCTCATCGAGGTGGCGGCATCCGAGACGGGCAAGGTCTTCGCCGAAGCCGACATCGAGGTCAGCGAGGCCGTCGACTTCGCCGGCTACTACGCCGCGAACGCGCGCGAGCTCGATCGCGTCGGCGGCGCGGTGTTCGTCCCCGCCCATGTGACCCTGGTGACGCCGCCGTGGAACTTCCCGCTCGCGATCCCGGCCGGAGGCGTCCTCGCCGCGCTCGCCGCGGGATCGGGCGTCGTGTTCAAGCCGGCGCCGCAGGCGCGGCGGTGCGCGGCCGTCATCGCCCAGGCGCTGTGGGACGCCGGCATCCCGCGCGACGTGCTCGCGCTGGTGGACATCGACGAGGGCGGGCTGGGGAAGAAGCTGGTGTCGCACCCCGACATCGACCGCGTCATCCTCACCGGCTCGTGGGAGACGGCGGCGCTCTTCCGCTCGTGGCGCCCCGACCTGCCGCTGCTGGCCGAGACCAGCGGCAAGAACGCGATGATCGTGATGCCGTCGGCCGACCTCGACCTCGCGGCATCCGATCTGGCCAAGAGCGCGTTCGGGCATGCCGGCCAGAAGTGCTCGGCGGCGTCCCTCGCGATCCTCGTCGGTCCCGTCGGTCGCTCGGAGCGGTTCATCCGGCAGTTGAAGGACGCCGCGACGTCGCTGCGCGTGGGCCCGCCGACCGACCCGACCTCCGAAGTCGGCCCGGTCATCGAGGTGCCGCACGGCAAGCTCGACTGGGCGCTGACGACCCTCGACGCCGGCGAGGAGTGGCTCGTCGCACCGCACATGGTCGCGCCCGAGCTCGGCGGCGGCGCAGCACCGGACCCGTGGGCCGGCCGGCTGTGGCGACCCGGCATCCGCACCGGCGTGAAGCCCGGCTCGCGCGTGCACATGGAGGAGTTCTTCGGACCGGTGCTCGGCATCATGCGCGCGTCGTCGCTGACCGAGGCGATCGAGCTGCAGAATGCCGTCGCCTATGGGCTGACCGCCGGACTGTACACGCAGGACTCCCGCGACCTCGCGCTGTGGCTCGACGAGGTGCAGGCGGGCAACCTCTACGTCAACCGCGGCATCACCGGCGCGATCGTGCAGCGCCAGCCGTTCGGCGGCTGGAAGCGCTCGTCGGTGGGCCCCGGTGCCAAGGCCGGCGGCCCCAACTACCTGATCGGGCTCGGATCCTGGCGCCCGTCGGCCGCGGGCGCACCGTCGCAGACGCTTCACCTGCGCGGCCTGGATTCGCGCATCCGGGAGGCGATCGAGGCCGCTCAGCCGTCGCTGGGCTACGAGGCGTTCGAGTGGCTGCGCCGTGGAGCGCTCTCGGACGCGCTCGCGTGGAACCGCGAGTTCGGAACCGTCAAGGACGTCTCGCACCTGGGTGTCGAGCGGAACCTGTTCCGCTACCGTCCCGTGCCGGCAGTTGCGGTGCGCGCCACCGCGGATGCCCCGTGGCAGGCCCTGCTGCGCGTCGTGCTCGCCGGCATCCGCGCGGGCACGGACATGACCGTCAGCGCGACCGCGGGCGTCCCGGCGCCGGTGCGGCGTTCGCTCGACGAAGCCGGGATCGCCCTGTACGTCGAGAGCGACCAGGAGTGGATCGAGCGCATGCAGGCCGCCCACCCCCGCCCGCCGCGCGTGCGTCTCATCGGATCCGAGACCGCCGTGGCGAAACTGCACCGCATCCTCGCCGACGCGTTCGACGGCGACCCCGATCTCGCCGTCTACGACAGCCCCGTGACGACCGCCGGCCGCCTCGAGCTGCTGCCGTTCCTGCGCGAGCAGTCGATCTCGATCACGGCGCACCGGTTCGGCAACCCCGACGACTGGTCGGCAGACGTGATCTGA
- a CDS encoding GNAT family N-acetyltransferase, with amino-acid sequence MGAELQTDIVVRPVRDVDAEALGRVHATSWHETYDHLISKAALEKVSPMRLAELWTHWAVQGPDFKMYAALVDHEIVGFAGSGPARDRDAPRNRELYFIYLLDRFHGTGIGQKLFDAVIEPDEPVYLWVAEDNPRAHRFYARNGFALDGASHTEPFLGETLTEVRFVR; translated from the coding sequence ATGGGAGCTGAACTCCAGACCGACATCGTCGTCCGTCCGGTTCGCGACGTGGACGCCGAGGCACTCGGACGCGTGCACGCCACGAGCTGGCACGAGACCTACGACCACCTCATCAGCAAGGCCGCCCTCGAGAAGGTCTCGCCGATGCGCCTGGCCGAGCTGTGGACCCACTGGGCGGTGCAGGGCCCCGACTTCAAGATGTACGCGGCGCTCGTCGACCACGAGATCGTCGGCTTCGCCGGCTCGGGCCCCGCCCGCGACCGTGACGCACCGCGCAACCGCGAGCTCTACTTCATCTACCTGCTCGACCGCTTCCACGGCACCGGCATCGGGCAGAAGCTCTTCGACGCCGTCATCGAGCCCGATGAGCCGGTGTACCTGTGGGTGGCCGAGGACAACCCCCGCGCGCACCGGTTCTACGCCCGCAACGGCTTCGCCCTCGACGGCGCGTCGCACACCGAGCCCTTCCTCGGTGAGACGCTCACCGAGGTGCGGTTCGTCCGCTGA
- a CDS encoding LLM class flavin-dependent oxidoreductase produces the protein MTLSRISLIVPPIGPWRDQERWYRWGEDVGYDVLYTYDHLTHATAPDLWLGEAFTTLTAAAAVTDRVRLGTLVASAVFRGPVALARVAMTVQDISGGRLVLGLGLGAPSCAVAESGEEPALRDMSRRFADVVRGYRAVLSGATEWRGEALAFGGLGTLPAPDGLPEPELVLAAHGPRALGLAARYADTWNTYGGPGSTQLDADEFWDLLAGQAAGFAAQCARHGRDPAAVRRSLLLGFGRVRPTSDTGSYLDAVERAEALGFDELVVYAPDAPAGMGSDPRVHEQALARLR, from the coding sequence GTGACACTCAGCCGGATCAGCCTCATCGTCCCGCCCATCGGGCCGTGGCGCGATCAGGAGCGCTGGTACCGGTGGGGTGAGGACGTGGGCTACGACGTCCTCTACACGTACGACCACCTGACGCACGCGACCGCACCGGACCTGTGGCTGGGCGAGGCGTTCACGACGCTGACCGCCGCCGCGGCCGTCACCGATCGCGTGCGACTGGGGACGCTCGTGGCGTCGGCGGTGTTCCGCGGCCCCGTCGCCCTCGCCCGGGTGGCGATGACGGTGCAGGACATCAGCGGCGGCCGGCTGGTGCTGGGCCTCGGGCTCGGCGCGCCCTCGTGCGCCGTCGCCGAGAGTGGCGAGGAGCCGGCGCTGCGGGACATGTCGCGCCGGTTCGCCGACGTCGTGCGCGGGTACCGGGCGGTGCTTAGCGGGGCGACCGAGTGGCGGGGCGAGGCACTCGCGTTCGGCGGCCTCGGCACGCTGCCGGCGCCGGACGGCCTGCCCGAGCCCGAGCTCGTCCTCGCCGCCCACGGGCCGCGCGCGCTGGGGCTCGCCGCCCGCTATGCCGACACGTGGAACACGTACGGCGGGCCCGGCTCGACGCAGCTCGACGCCGACGAGTTCTGGGACCTGCTCGCCGGGCAGGCCGCCGGCTTCGCCGCGCAGTGCGCCCGCCATGGTCGTGACCCCGCCGCGGTCCGCCGCTCGCTCCTCCTGGGCTTCGGACGCGTGCGGCCGACCTCCGACACGGGTTCGTACCTCGACGCCGTCGAGCGGGCCGAGGCCCTCGGCTTCGACGAGCTGGTGGTGTACGCCCCCGACGCGCCCGCCGGCATGGGATCGGACCCGCGCGTGCACGAGCAGGCGCTGGCGCGCCTGCGCTGA
- a CDS encoding histidine kinase — MSTADSTSPPSVASPLRVLGASAQLAAMGVIGPAVFTVLATFLGLGLGLLPILGVGILFLLAFIYLIFALGWFEAARVDGLYGFGIPPHRPRRSGRPGFGGFMKTLWMQLIDPAAWRGVANAAIATVLGWIVLTMVGLFASGVVLAFSPLFARSAGIPLSGTGFDVPVAWAVPVGILAALLGAAAIIGLSILHGFIARAIMVPSREAQLTAAAQASNAQRAGAVRAADVERTRIERDLHDGVQPRLVSVGMTLGLAQQKIDSDPEAAKELIGEAHTSTKAAITELRQLARGIHASVLDDRGLDAALSALAGRSVIPVHLDVRLDGRCSRDAEAAAYFAIAESLTNAAKHSRATECRVVVRLRDTGMLWARVEDNGVGGARILPGGGLDGIVNRIAAAGGEARIDSPAGGPTSLEVSVPCAS; from the coding sequence ATGTCCACAGCAGACTCCACTTCCCCGCCCTCGGTGGCCTCCCCGCTGCGCGTCCTCGGCGCGTCGGCGCAGCTGGCCGCGATGGGTGTCATCGGTCCCGCCGTCTTCACGGTTCTGGCGACCTTCCTCGGCCTGGGCCTCGGCCTGCTGCCGATCCTGGGCGTCGGAATCCTCTTCCTCCTCGCCTTCATCTATCTGATCTTCGCGCTCGGGTGGTTCGAAGCCGCCCGCGTCGACGGGCTGTACGGCTTCGGCATCCCGCCCCACCGTCCGCGGCGCAGCGGACGGCCCGGGTTCGGCGGCTTCATGAAGACGCTCTGGATGCAGCTGATCGACCCGGCGGCGTGGCGCGGCGTCGCGAACGCCGCCATCGCCACCGTGCTCGGCTGGATCGTGCTCACCATGGTCGGGCTGTTCGCTTCTGGCGTCGTCCTGGCCTTCTCGCCGCTCTTCGCGCGCAGCGCCGGCATCCCGCTGTCGGGCACCGGGTTCGATGTGCCGGTCGCGTGGGCGGTGCCCGTCGGCATCCTCGCGGCGCTCCTCGGCGCGGCGGCGATCATCGGCCTGTCGATCCTGCACGGGTTCATCGCCCGGGCGATCATGGTTCCCTCGCGCGAAGCGCAGCTGACGGCAGCGGCGCAGGCCTCGAACGCGCAGCGTGCCGGCGCGGTGCGTGCTGCCGACGTCGAGCGCACACGCATCGAGCGCGACCTCCATGACGGCGTGCAGCCGCGACTGGTGTCGGTCGGCATGACGCTGGGGTTGGCCCAGCAGAAGATCGACAGCGACCCCGAAGCCGCCAAGGAACTCATCGGCGAGGCGCACACCTCGACGAAGGCCGCCATCACCGAGCTGCGACAGCTCGCCCGCGGCATCCACGCATCGGTCCTCGACGACCGCGGGCTCGACGCCGCGCTGTCGGCGCTCGCCGGACGGTCCGTGATCCCCGTGCACCTCGACGTGCGTCTCGACGGCCGGTGCAGCCGCGACGCCGAGGCGGCCGCGTACTTCGCGATCGCCGAGTCGCTCACCAACGCGGCGAAGCACTCGCGGGCCACGGAATGCCGCGTCGTCGTGCGACTGCGCGACACCGGGATGCTGTGGGCCCGCGTCGAGGACAACGGCGTCGGCGGAGCCCGGATCCTGCCCGGCGGCGGCCTCGACGGCATCGTCAACCGCATCGCCGCCGCCGGCGGCGAAGCCCGCATCGACTCCCCGGCCGGGGGGCCGACCAGCCTGGAGGTGAGTGTGCCGTGCGCATCCTGA
- a CDS encoding response regulator transcription factor, with the protein MRILICEDSALLREGLVRLLEDAGHDVVAALADATHLNETVDAEAPELCILDVRLPPTWTDEGIRAALDLRARLPRLAVLVLSQYVEERYASDLIAASDGALGYLLKDRVADVGDFLEAVGRIGEGATVLDPEVVAQLLSRRRKDERMQRLTDRESSVLALIAEGRSNAAIARTLHVSEGSVEKHITAVFQKLDLEQDDVGNRRVLAALAHLEAGGTLPPHTAGGTTPQNGTNR; encoded by the coding sequence GTGCGCATCCTGATCTGCGAGGACTCCGCGCTCCTGCGCGAGGGCCTGGTCCGCCTGCTCGAGGACGCCGGCCACGACGTGGTCGCGGCCCTGGCGGACGCGACGCATCTCAACGAGACCGTCGACGCCGAGGCGCCCGAGCTCTGCATCCTCGACGTGCGGCTGCCTCCCACCTGGACCGACGAGGGCATCCGCGCGGCGCTCGATCTGCGGGCGCGCCTGCCCCGGCTGGCGGTGCTGGTGCTGTCGCAGTACGTCGAAGAGCGTTACGCGTCCGACCTCATCGCCGCCAGCGACGGCGCACTCGGCTACCTGCTCAAGGACCGCGTCGCCGACGTCGGGGACTTCCTCGAGGCGGTCGGGCGCATCGGCGAGGGCGCGACCGTCCTCGACCCCGAAGTGGTCGCCCAACTGCTCAGCCGCCGCCGCAAGGACGAGCGGATGCAGCGACTCACCGACCGCGAATCCTCGGTGCTCGCGCTGATCGCCGAAGGACGCTCCAACGCCGCGATCGCCAGGACGCTGCACGTCTCGGAGGGCAGCGTCGAGAAGCACATCACCGCGGTCTTCCAGAAGCTCGACCTCGAGCAGGACGACGTCGGCAACCGGCGGGTGCTCGCAGCGCTCGCCCACCTCGAAGCAGGCGGCACCCTGCCGCCCCACACAGCAGGCGGTACGACGCCGCAGAACGGAACGAACCGATGA
- the cofE gene encoding coenzyme F420-0:L-glutamate ligase, giving the protein MLQVWALPGIGEISGGDDLAALIGDAAAASAASDPDTGLRDGDILVVTSKIVSKAEGRMLHADDREDAITAETVRVVATRPGANGGVTRIVQNRLGIVSAAAGVDASNTPDGTVLLLPEDPDASARALAARLRERFAVEVGVIVTDTLGRAWRDGQTDHAIGAGGVHVFEDLRGGTDAEGRPLVVTQPCVADELAAAGDLVKGKAARLPVAVVRGRGDLVGSLDLPGARSIVRSLDRDMFRLGTDEAYAEGFAAGRAAGTEAP; this is encoded by the coding sequence ATGCTTCAGGTCTGGGCGCTGCCCGGGATCGGCGAGATCTCCGGCGGTGACGACCTCGCGGCCCTGATCGGCGACGCTGCGGCCGCCTCCGCGGCATCCGATCCCGACACGGGCCTCCGCGACGGAGACATCCTCGTCGTCACGTCGAAGATCGTCTCCAAGGCCGAGGGGCGGATGCTGCACGCCGACGACCGCGAGGACGCGATCACGGCCGAGACCGTCCGCGTCGTCGCCACGCGTCCGGGGGCGAACGGCGGGGTCACCCGCATCGTCCAGAATCGCCTCGGGATCGTGTCGGCGGCCGCCGGCGTGGACGCCTCGAACACCCCCGACGGGACCGTGCTGCTGCTGCCCGAGGATCCCGATGCGTCGGCGCGCGCGCTCGCGGCGCGCCTGCGCGAGCGCTTCGCCGTCGAGGTGGGCGTCATCGTCACCGACACGCTCGGGCGCGCGTGGCGGGACGGCCAGACCGACCACGCGATCGGGGCCGGCGGAGTCCATGTGTTCGAGGATCTGCGCGGCGGCACGGATGCCGAGGGCCGCCCGCTCGTCGTGACGCAGCCGTGCGTGGCCGACGAGCTGGCCGCCGCCGGCGACCTGGTCAAGGGCAAGGCCGCGCGGCTGCCGGTCGCGGTCGTGCGCGGACGCGGCGACCTCGTCGGTTCGCTGGACCTGCCCGGCGCCCGCTCGATCGTGCGGTCGCTGGACCGCGACATGTTCCGCCTGGGCACCGACGAGGCGTATGCCGAGGGCTTCGCCGCCGGCCGCGCCGCCGGGACCGAGGCGCCCTAA
- a CDS encoding LysR family transcriptional regulator, which yields MFDLRRLRMLHELALRGTIGAVAEALSYSPSTISQQLSQLEKEAGVALLVPDGRRVRLTEHAELLVAHAADALDRDEQVRGALEALQPGGAPVRMAVMQTVVHGILPVALSLLAEREPLLRVEVSEAPPEEGLFEVSARRFDLAVAEQYPGQTREHRPGLERMTLGRDPIRLALPPGDDARTLTALRERPWILEPAGTAARQWAVQQCRAAGFEPDVRFEVADLMAHAELIAAGHAIGMLPDLMWSGSAPRVQLVELPEAPAREVFTVVRRSSTSRAAIRAVRDALRDAFDSAPPPARDRS from the coding sequence ATGTTCGATCTGCGCCGACTGCGGATGCTGCACGAGCTCGCGCTGCGCGGGACCATCGGCGCCGTCGCCGAAGCCCTGTCGTACAGTCCGTCGACGATCTCGCAGCAGCTGTCGCAGCTCGAGAAGGAGGCGGGCGTCGCACTGCTCGTCCCCGACGGCCGCCGGGTCCGGCTGACCGAGCACGCCGAGCTGCTCGTCGCCCATGCCGCCGACGCCCTCGACCGCGACGAGCAGGTCCGCGGAGCGCTCGAGGCGCTGCAGCCGGGCGGCGCCCCGGTCCGGATGGCGGTCATGCAGACGGTGGTCCACGGCATCCTTCCCGTCGCCCTGTCGCTGCTGGCCGAACGCGAGCCGCTGCTGCGCGTCGAGGTCAGCGAGGCGCCGCCCGAGGAGGGCCTGTTCGAGGTCTCGGCCCGGCGCTTCGACCTCGCCGTCGCCGAGCAGTACCCGGGGCAGACGCGCGAGCACCGGCCGGGCCTCGAGCGCATGACGCTCGGTCGAGACCCCATCCGCCTGGCGCTGCCGCCCGGCGACGACGCCCGCACGCTCACCGCGCTGCGCGAGCGCCCCTGGATCCTCGAGCCCGCCGGAACGGCGGCGCGCCAGTGGGCCGTCCAGCAGTGCCGGGCGGCGGGCTTCGAGCCCGATGTCCGGTTCGAGGTCGCCGATCTGATGGCCCACGCCGAGCTGATCGCCGCGGGACACGCCATCGGGATGCTCCCCGACCTGATGTGGTCGGGGAGCGCTCCGCGCGTGCAGCTGGTCGAGCTGCCCGAGGCGCCGGCCCGCGAGGTGTTCACCGTCGTGCGGCGCTCGTCCACCTCACGGGCGGCGATCCGGGCCGTGCGCGATGCGCTCCGCGACGCCTTCGACTCGGCGCCTCCGCCGGCGCGGGATCGCTCCTGA
- a CDS encoding thioesterase family protein encodes MWRTILVILRARLRLRREGTIAPQSVGRVRLTTLPTDIDFLGHMNNGRYASLFDLGRFDLLVRTGIWDAVGRRGWYAVVASSTITFRKSLNLWQRFDIESRLMGHDDKSVYLMHRAVVDGEVYTEMIVRARFLKRSGGTVTHEELFAAVGRPDDLPEIEPWVHEWAAASALPPTKAAAPSMWP; translated from the coding sequence ATGTGGCGGACGATCCTGGTCATCCTGCGCGCGCGCCTGCGGCTTCGTCGTGAAGGCACGATCGCGCCGCAGAGCGTCGGTCGGGTGCGCCTGACGACGCTGCCGACCGACATCGATTTCCTCGGCCACATGAACAACGGCCGGTACGCATCGCTGTTCGACCTGGGGCGTTTCGACCTGCTCGTGCGCACCGGGATCTGGGACGCCGTCGGGCGTCGCGGCTGGTACGCCGTGGTCGCGAGCTCCACCATCACCTTCCGCAAATCGCTCAATCTGTGGCAGCGCTTCGACATCGAGTCGCGCCTCATGGGGCACGACGACAAGTCGGTCTATCTGATGCATCGCGCGGTGGTCGACGGCGAGGTCTACACCGAGATGATCGTGCGCGCCCGCTTCCTCAAGCGCTCGGGCGGCACCGTCACCCACGAGGAGCTGTTCGCCGCCGTCGGGCGCCCCGACGATCTGCCCGAGATCGAGCCGTGGGTGCACGAGTGGGCTGCGGCATCCGCTCTTCCGCCGACCAAGGCGGCGGCGCCGAGCATGTGGCCCTGA